The DNA window TTTTGCATGAGTCCAGGAAACGGAGGACATTTTTATATAATTGATGGTTATGATAATAACCTATTTCATGTGAATTGGGGATGGAATGGATATATGGACGGTTTATATGACTTGAACAATCTTACTCCATCAAATTTCAATTTTACAGATGGACTAACTATTTTGACGGGCATAGAACCTGATTGGGGTGAAACACCATTGGTCAAATTTGTTCAAAGTGAAATAAACTTAACTTTGGCATTAAATACAAACTATGATAAAGCTTTAACTATAGAAAATAATGGAACTTACTCATTTTATTATAAAGCAGAGCTTGAATTAGATGGTTCAGATGATTGGTGTACTTTTAGCGAGAAGAGTGATGGCATTGTAATTAATGGAGATCAATCAACTACTAATTTACAATTCGATACTACTGGATATCAAATTGGTGATATATTGAATGGTGAGATTGTACTTTATTCAGCTAATCTGGAAGTTGATAGAATACCAGTTTCAGTTACCGTTTCAATAGTTGATATCAATGAAAGTATAGTGAAGAACAATGAAATTCTTAAATCTTACCCAAATCCTTTTAATCCTGAAACCACAATAACTTTAGAACTAACTGAGAATTCATATATCACTGTTGAAATAATAAATACAAAAGGTGAATTAGTTAGAAAGTTGTTTAGTGGTAATTGTAATAAAGGATACAATTATTTTAACTTTAATGGAAATGGATTAAATAATGGAGTGTACTACTGTAGAGTTAAAGATCAAAATAGCTATTCTACCATAAAACTATTGCTAGTAAAATAACTAGACACTAAATGAAAACATTCTAAATATTTCTTAACGAAAGGTTATCAAATGTACTTCTTAAATATAATAATTATTCTATCAGTTTTGGTTAAACTTATAAACGCCAGTGATATCAAGTTATACAAAGCAATAAAACAAATTAATGGTCAATCTATAATAAATGCTGGTTATACTGGAAAAAATGTAAAAATAGGGATTATTGATGCAGGTTTTGATGGGTTAGCCAATTGGGAAGTGTTTCAAAATATAAGGGATAACGATCTTATAAAATATAAAAAGAATTTTGTTCCAGATAGTATAACCGGACTCTATGAAGGGCAACACGGATCCTGGGTTCTTTCTTACATTGTTGGAAAACTGGATAACTATCAGGAAGGATTAGCTCCAAATGCTGAAATATATATCGCACGAAATGAATTTGGACCTGATGATTATCGAATTGAAGAAATTTATCTGGAGCAAGCAATTGAGGAAATGTATGATCTTGGTGTTAGACTAATTAATATCTCTTCTGGATATACTGATAAATTTGACAATAGCGACGAAGAATATAATCCTGAAGATATGAATGGACAAACCTCTTATATCTCACAAGTGTGTAAAAAATTTGCAGATAAAGGTGTAATTTTCGTTGTCGCTGCTGGAAATGAGGGTAATTGGTGGAAATTTTGGAGTGGATTGATTTCTACTCCTGCAGATGTTGAGAATGTGATAAGTGTTGGTGCTACTGATTTTAACATTCTTTTCAATACTGAAAACAATGGAAAAAGTATTTTAAAAGCTGACTATTCTGGAGTTGGCCCAGAATTTTTAAATTATGTCAAACCTGATTTTGTATGTTATTCTGAACAAGGTTGTTCCATGTCTGCACCAATTATTACTGGCTTAATTGCCACAATGCTTGAGATCGACAATAGTTTAACAGTAAATCAAGTAAAGGAGATTTTAAAAAAATCTAGCACTCTTTATCCATATCCTAACAATTACATTGGTTATGGAGTCCCTGATGCAGCTAAAGTTCTAAGCTATATGACCAAACCAGAAATAAATTTACCTGAGTCTGTACTTATCGAGGTGAATGAAGATGAGTATGAGTTTAAAACTGATAGTGACGAAATATTTGTTTTTTACAAGAAAGATGAGCATATTGTTGAATCACAAGAATTTGAATCATCATCAAATGGTAAATTTATCCTAAAAAGAAGTGGTAGTTCTAGAACAAGTGTAGTATTAGGCAAAGATACAGTATACGAGATAGTGTGGAAAGATTAAAGCAAGAAAGTAAGAAACAGAAAACTATATTTAAATTTACGTAGCATAATCATTTTAATCAAATGAATAGGGTAAAAAGTGAATACTAGAATTATTAAAATATTTAAACTCTTAATCATAATTATTACGGTACTTCTAGGTTTATCAATTTTCATTGCAGGTACTGTATTTTATAAGATCTACACTATAAAAGATATTTTAAGTAATGTTGAAGCTCCGACGAGTGAATTTATCGAACGAATTCATTTTGACTACATAGATAATATGATAATTGTTAAAGCGAAAACTAATTCTCATTCAAAGCAAAACAGCTTCCTAATTGACACTGGTGCTCCAACAATTATCTCTAATAGTTTCTTCAAAAATTTAAACCCTTCTGGTATAAAAATAATCAATACTAATTATGGTAATAGCAAAGGTGCCTTTGAAGAATTTATGGTTACAATTGATTCTATTAAAATTCAAGGAGTTACATTTAAAAATATTGGTGCACTTGTAATTGATGATTCAAAAATGGGTGAAAAATTTAATTCTTTAATTGATGGTGGAGTAATTGGTTACAATATTTTATCTAATTGCATGGTACGAATTGATTATGATAAAATGATTCTGACATTGGCACATCAAGATTATAATTTTGGAGATATTGAAAATAGCAAAAGAGTTAATTTTGAATTCGCTAAATTAAGATCTAAGAATGCTGAAAAACCAAAAAAAACTAACTCGATTAAGTTAAATTTAAATAGTATTTTTGGAGATCAAATCCAAAAACACCAACAATAGATATACAAACAAATGATAGAACATATACTTTACTTTTTGATACGGGAGCAAATGGATTTCTGCAAATTCGAGATTCCTCATTAGTCGATAACTTATTATTAAAAAGTCCAGATAAAATTAGTACAGCGTATAGAATACCTCCAGTAGGTAAAAAAGGTGATACTTTCACAGATTTTGGAGCTGAAAAAATCTTTTTTGCTAAATCTGAATTTGAAATTGAAAATTTGGATAAGTTTAACTCTGTAATTCTCTTAAGCAGAGGTCAAAGCTCAAATGATGGTATTATTGGCAATAAATTTTTAAAAAATTATACTATCACAATAGATTACAAAAATCAATTAATCTACTTTGCAAAAAATATAGAGATTTTAGATTTTGAATATTCTTTTGGATTCAACTATTGCAG is part of the Candidatus Delongbacteria bacterium genome and encodes:
- a CDS encoding clan AA aspartic protease, giving the protein MNTRIIKIFKLLIIIITVLLGLSIFIAGTVFYKIYTIKDILSNVEAPTSEFIERIHFDYIDNMIIVKAKTNSHSKQNSFLIDTGAPTIISNSFFKNLNPSGIKIINTNYGNSKGAFEEFMVTIDSIKIQGVTFKNIGALVIDDSKMGEKFNSLIDGGVIGYNILSNCMVRIDYDKMILTLAHQDYNFGDIENSKRVNFEFAKLRSKNAEKPKKTNSIKLNLNSIFGDQIQKHQQ
- a CDS encoding C10 family peptidase, whose translation is MKLFILILVLLSLQLNIFCKHMENEKTQAPLCTALWGQIYPYNFYCPLLSGEPTVVHCGATAQAIIMHYYKHPVTGEGSHTYSWEGQTLTADFGNSVYDWSQMPNTAEEVVSENQLHEVAQISYHCGIAQYVYYGIYASYSTANWKQSIKNAFRDNFRYNTSDSWLERANFEDEEWYTIIKNEIDNDRPVFCMSPGNGGHFYIIDGYDNNLFHVNWGWNGYMDGLYDLNNLTPSNFNFTDGLTILTGIEPDWGETPLVKFVQSEINLTLALNTNYDKALTIENNGTYSFYYKAELELDGSDDWCTFSEKSDGIVINGDQSTTNLQFDTTGYQIGDILNGEIVLYSANLEVDRIPVSVTVSIVDINESIVKNNEILKSYPNPFNPETTITLELTENSYITVEIINTKGELVRKLFSGNCNKGYNYFNFNGNGLNNGVYYCRVKDQNSYSTIKLLLVK
- a CDS encoding S8 family serine peptidase gives rise to the protein MYFLNIIIILSVLVKLINASDIKLYKAIKQINGQSIINAGYTGKNVKIGIIDAGFDGLANWEVFQNIRDNDLIKYKKNFVPDSITGLYEGQHGSWVLSYIVGKLDNYQEGLAPNAEIYIARNEFGPDDYRIEEIYLEQAIEEMYDLGVRLINISSGYTDKFDNSDEEYNPEDMNGQTSYISQVCKKFADKGVIFVVAAGNEGNWWKFWSGLISTPADVENVISVGATDFNILFNTENNGKSILKADYSGVGPEFLNYVKPDFVCYSEQGCSMSAPIITGLIATMLEIDNSLTVNQVKEILKKSSTLYPYPNNYIGYGVPDAAKVLSYMTKPEINLPESVLIEVNEDEYEFKTDSDEIFVFYKKDEHIVESQEFESSSNGKFILKRSGSSRTSVVLGKDTVYEIVWKD